TCCACTCAGTGACGAAGCGTCGGGCTCCAATTGGAAACCGGTAACGGCTGTTGGTGTTGCCAATTTCGAGAATCGGTCCGGGCACGGACTCGGCTTCGGCGGTGAGCAGTTTGAGCCGTCCTTCAGCCGTTTGCACCACGGCGAGCAGGGTCACCGGCCCATGCTTGACGGACATTTCCACGGACAAGCCGCGGCCGACCTTGCCATGATAAACGCGCAACGGCCGCACCTTGGTCCTGCCTTCGGCAATGGCCATGTGGCCCGGCCCGTCGTGCCCCATCAGCACGACATCGTGGTTGAAGTCCATCGTGTAGTATTCGGTGAATGAACCGCCGGCTCCGAAGCTGTCCATGATCTTCATCGCTTGGGCGTTCTTGACCTCGTATTCGCCGGCCACGGGGATGCCCCGTGCGGTGAGCAGCGAGGTGCCGAGAATGATGGAGCTGATGGTGTCGGCGTTGTCTGGCTGGCCGGTGCCCTGGTAGTAATACGCCAGGGAACCCAGTTTGTGCGACGCCACCAGGCGGTCCAGCGCGACCGAAGTGCGGGCTGCCCGTTCGAGTTCCGTCGGGGCGCAATCGGGCTGGATCTCGAAGGCCGCCCGAAACTCCGCCAGTTTGCGTTTGATGGCGTCGGCGCGGACTTCCCGGCGCAACGCGGCCAGTTCATCCACTTCGATGATTTCCGCATGGCCGCCAAAAACGGCGCATTGCAGCGTGACATCCGAGTAAATGTCGAGCATGCCGCCGTAGTAATGCCCCATCAGGCCGAGCCGGTTGTGGAACATGATCTGGGCCACGCGCGCCGCGTCAATCCACGCATCGATTTCCTCCCAGGCGGATTCATTATCGAGAAGTGTGCCGGTGATTTGGTGAAAACCGATTCTTGCGCGATGAAACACATTGGCCAGCTCCGGCACTGGACAGGCTCCGCAATGCGCCAGCCATTCGCCCGTCATGGCGGTCCGATCTCCCATCCGATTGAAACGGTCATAATCAATCGCAGCCGCCGGCTGAAGATTGAGCACGATGACCGGAACTTTCGCCCGTTGCACAACGGGCAGCACGGTCGAAGACAGCGCATAGGTCGTGGCTTGGAGAAAAAT
This genomic stretch from Verrucomicrobiia bacterium harbors:
- a CDS encoding arabinose isomerase; translated protein: MPPLRVGLFGIGLEAYWSQFKGLKRRLEGYLRVTHGRLERDGVEVVNLGLIDSPPKALAAGHRFRQEDVDLIFLQATTYALSSTVLPVVQRAKVPVIVLNLQPAAAIDYDRFNRMGDRTAMTGEWLAHCGACPVPELANVFHRARIGFHQITGTLLDNESAWEEIDAWIDAARVAQIMFHNRLGLMGHYYGGMLDIYSDVTLQCAVFGGHAEIIEVDELAALRREVRADAIKRKLAEFRAAFEIQPDCAPTELERAARTSVALDRLVASHKLGSLAYYYQGTGQPDNADTISSIILGTSLLTARGIPVAGEYEVKNAQAMKIMDSFGAGGSFTEYYTMDFNHDVVLMGHDGPGHMAIAEGRTKVRPLRVYHGKVGRGLSVEMSVKHGPVTLLAVVQTAEGRLKLLTAEAESVPGPILEIGNTNSRYRFPIGARRFVTEWNAHGPAHHCAVGVGHIAHKLHKLAALLGIECTQVC